A window from Spirochaetales bacterium encodes these proteins:
- a CDS encoding PilZ domain-containing protein, with translation MRERRRFRRLELDVLVNFSEKARARAKNISLLGICIITNIPFHAGVYLNLLITLPDTTTIETLGRVIWQRKIKPDEYENGIEFYNINPNEKNKLDDFIRGYNAEKGNGSSC, from the coding sequence ATGAGGGAACGAAGACGCTTCCGGCGGCTGGAGCTTGATGTATTGGTGAATTTCTCGGAAAAAGCGCGGGCCCGCGCCAAAAATATCAGTCTGCTCGGGATCTGTATCATCACCAATATCCCCTTTCATGCCGGAGTTTATCTGAATCTCCTTATTACCCTTCCGGATACTACAACGATTGAAACATTGGGCAGAGTGATCTGGCAGAGAAAAATCAAACCGGATGAATACGAGAATGGAATCGAGTTTTATAATATAAACCCGAATGAAAAAAATAAGCTGGATGACTTTATCAGGGGATATAATGCGGAGAAGGGGAACGGATCCTCTTGCTGA